CCTTTTTGACCATTTGACTGCGGACGCCCTCTCGCTTATTGTGCGTATTCTTTGAACCTTCGCCTCTGCTAATGCCCATCTGTACAGTCTCTTGAAGCTGCATATAGCTCCCTGCGCTAGGAGAGAAACGTTtcccgctctcttctccctcctgtCTTCCTACCGTCGCCTTTCTTTCCGcccttctgttttttttttttgttatGGAGCGCTAAGGAAAGCGTTTAGAGTGTCGTGTGCCTGCGTCTCTTTTCCTGTCGAGTCCTTTTGCATAATGGGAGGctgatagagagagagagagcataCCGAGCTCGTTatcctttccttttttttttttacagCCGAGCCTTGCTCAAAGTGATCGACAGTGGCGGTTGCACGTGGCTTAAATGTgtgtttttcccttttcttttactGCGTTTGCTTCTCATATCTGCTTCTCACGTGGACCACTATAGTACTGGTGGAAGACTGACGGACGCAGCTGCGTTCCTTTTGTTCGCTGTTgacgttttttttcccgctcAATACTTAGAAGTCATCCAATGCTCTCGCAGTGCACGTTTGTGATGTCGCGATGGACATCGCGCCTGCCCCCGTTTCTGCGGCGTGCCGTGCAAATGGAACAGATGGAGATGGACTCGGCTCTGTCTCAGATGTACTCCTTGTGCCTCAAACCCTCCCTGGTGAGCAAAATGAGTCGGGCCCGGAAGATGACGAAGGGCCACTACTACCGTGATGACCCTGCGTTTCTCATGCTGCAGCTCGTgttcatcgtcgtcgtctcggTTGCGCAGTGGCTACTGCTAGGTATGAGCAGATCGCTGGTGGGCATTCTGTTTTCCGCCATCGCATGGTACGTGCTGAGCGGATTAGGCATGGCGTGTGTATGGCGTGCGGTCGCAGTGATGTATCTTTCCCCATCTTCGAGATCCACGCAGGGCGGAGTTCTGACTGGGGCCACCTCAGTCCTCGGCGTCGACTCCGTTGTGGACTACCTGCGCCCTGACCTGGACTGGCGCTACGCCTTTGACGTGCACTGCAACGGCTACTTCACGTTCTTCATTTGGACAGAGGTGATCGCGTACTTTCTGGCCCCTGTCATGAACGTGTCATGGGTGAGCAACGCGGTTGTCGGCATTGGAACTACCACATACCTGTACAGTGTCTTCTTGGGCTACCTGGAGATCCCGTCGTTGTCCTaccagcagcgtctgctcTATCCTGTGCTGATTGTAGGCGTGCTGTTCCTTCTTCTTAGCTTCTCCGATATCAATGTTGGGGTGAAATTGTGGCTGCAGCAATGCTCCAAATAATGATAATAGAAACACAGACACAAAGTGTGTGATACAGGAGaaggcaggcggcggcgtatgtttttttcctttcctgcGGGGTGACCCCGCAATACTTGGTTTCGTAGAGATCGAAGTATTCAACAATAGGCACTGAGCTATGCGGACAAATGTGCGTGCCGCAGTTTCCCCctccagaaaaaaaaacaataGGGATGAGCTGATGGCCTCTTCTCCACTCGCAACGAGGTCAATGggtatgcatgtgtgtgtgaatgcCAAAGTGCGAAATAATATTGCGCGGCGTTTCTGCGTCTCTCTGGCAATTCAGTGCGTGCTGACTtgtcctcccttcccctcatTTCTCTGGTTAGTCGTTCATGCAGCCGTTCTTTCAATCTCGCACGAGGCGTGAGGCTGCAGGTAGCTCACTATCGATGCATACTCTCCAATTCTCTTctccgtttctctctttctgcttgACCTCCTTGCtgtcttcgccttcttcatCTATGTGAACCGGGCGTACTTGACTCTTTTTGATGATGCATATATGCATCCGCTTGTACGCGTGCACTGCAACAGTACTTCCCCAcccttcattttttttttactctATGCTTtacgcctccctctccctctccctctccgttcCTGCTTCTCCTATTGCGGGCACTCCATGAGGTGTCGGACGCGAGACGTGGAGGATAGTGCACacagaaggaaagaaagaggagggagagcgtcAGGTGCCCGTCGATATATTGTACGTGGCAGGACGCAAGGTCGCAGCGACCAGACACACCAACATTCTACCCCAGCGCCTTCCTCCACAACTACTTCAGAGGGAGctggaagtggtggtggtggtgggaaggCAGTATAGTGCTTGCCAAGTGAGGGCGGAGAAAGTTCGGTCCTTTGATAGAGCTCTATCAGTTTTCACTGATTC
This DNA window, taken from Leishmania panamensis strain MHOM/PA/94/PSC-1 chromosome 34 sequence, encodes the following:
- a CDS encoding hypothetical protein (TriTrypDB/GeneDB-style sysID: LpmP.34.3810), which gives rise to MLSQCTFVMSRWTSRLPPFLRRAVQMEQMEMDSALSQMYSLCLKPSLVSKMSRARKMTKGHYYRDDPAFLMLQLVFIVVVSVAQWLLLGMSRSLVGILFSAIAWYVLSGLGMACVWRAVAVMYLSPSSRSTQGGVLTGATSVLGVDSVVDYLRPDLDWRYAFDVHCNGYFTFFIWTEVIAYFLAPVMNVSWVSNAVVGIGTTTYLYSVFLGYLEIPSLSYQQRLLYPVLIVGVLFLLLSFSDINVGVKLWLQQCSK